One genomic region from Chionomys nivalis chromosome 17, mChiNiv1.1, whole genome shotgun sequence encodes:
- the Trib1 gene encoding tribbles homolog 1, with the protein MRVGPVRFALSGASQPRGPALLFPAARASPAKRLLDADDAAAVAAKCPRLSECSSPPDYLSPPGSPCSPQPPPSAQGTGGSCASAPGPSRIADYLLLPLAEREHVSRALCIHTGRELRCKVFPIKHYQDKIRPYIQLPSHQNITGIVEVVLGESKAYVFFEKDFGDMHSYVRSRKRLREEEAARLFKQIVSAVAHCHQSAIVLGDLKLRKFVFSTEERTQLRLESLEDTHIIKGEDDALSDKHGCPAYVSPEILNTTGTYSGKAADVWSLGVMLYTLLVGRYPFHDSDPSALFSKIRRGQFCIPEHVSPKARCLIRSLLRREPSERLTAPEILLHPWFEYVLEPGYIDSEIGTSDQIVPEYQEDSDISSFFC; encoded by the exons ATGCGGGTCGGTCCCGTGCGCTTTGCACTCAGCGGCGCCTCACAGCCCCGGGGTCCGGCTCTACTATTCCCCGCTGCCCGGGCTTCCCCGGCCAAACGGCTGCTGGACGCGGACGACGCGGCGGCCGTGGCGGCCAAGTGTCCGCGCCTTTCTGAGTGCTCGAGCCCCCCAGACTACCTCAGTCCCCCGGGCTCGCCCTGCAGTCCGCAGCCTCCGCCCTCTGCGCAGGGGACCGGCGGCAGCTGTGCGAGCGCACCCGGGCCCAGCCGCATCGCCGACTACCTGCTGCTGCCCCTAGCTGAGCGCGAGCATGTGTCCCGGGCGCTGTGCATACACACCGGCCGCGAGTTGCGCTGCAAG GTGTTTCCAATTAAACACTACCAGGACAAAATCAGGCCCTACATCCAGCTGCCATCGCACCAAAACATCACCGGCATTGTGGAGGTGGTCCTCGGGGAGAGCAAAGCCTATGTCTTCTTTGAGAAGGACTTTGGGGACATGCACTCCTATGTGCGGAGCCGGAAAAGGCTTCGGGAAGAGGAGGCTGCTCGACTCTTCAAGCAGATTGTTTCCGCCGTTGCCCACTGCCACCAGTCGGCCATCGTTCTGGGGGACCTGAAGCTTAGGAAATTTGTCTTCTCCACGGAGGAGAG AACCCAGCTTAGACTGGAAAGTCTGGAAGATACACACATAATCAAGGGGGAAGACGATGCGCTCTCAGACAAACATGGCTGCCCAGCCTATGTGAGCCCCGAGATCCTCAACACTACTGGGACCTACTCTGGAAAGGCGGCCGATGTTTGGAGCCTTGGGGTGATGCTCTATACACTTTTGGTTGGACGATACCCCTTTCATGACTCAGACCCGAGTGCCCTTTTCTCCAAAATCCGCCGTGGACAGTTCTGCATTCCCGAGCATGTTTCCCCGAAAGCCAGGTGCCTCATCCGCAGCCTCCTGAGACGAGAACCTTCTGAGAGACTCACAGCTCCCGAGATCTTACTCCATCCCTGGTTCGAGTATGTCTTGGAACCAGGGTATATTGACTCAGAAATAGGAACTTCAGACCAGATCGTTCCCGAGTACCAGGAGGACAGTGACATTAGTTCCTTCTTCTGctaa